The following DNA comes from Paenibacillus crassostreae.
ATGGCAATGAAGGGATTTCTATTAATGAAAGACTCGTTATTCGAATATATTTCGGCTCATGGTGATAACGCAGTCTCTGATCCGTCCTTCCAATGGCTTCATTTCGGAGGTGGACTGCTATTATTCGCTGCTGGCATGACCTTTCTAGGTGGCTGGATTCTAACAAGAGATCGCAAACGGAATTATGTAGGACCTCGATTTAAAGAAAAGCGGAAACCTAAGCAACCTCAAGCACCTACTCAACCATAAATTGGATTGATGCACTAATAATTAACAAGCTGAAACGGCTACGCTGTCCTTTTAAAGGACGGTATCCGTCTCTGCCGAAATATAAGGGTATAAAGTATGAAGTGAAACTTATACTTTCTTATATTTTAAAAAACTATGTTCGAAAATGCTAACATAGTCTCTTTGCACTAATTTTATTCTTAATTTCAGTAGTTATCTCATATTACTCGCAATGATATTAATTGTATCTTGAATTTCTGTTTGTTCCGGTGGTCCGAGTATGGGAAGTTCAGTTAATTTATTGGTCGTCAATAGAACCTGTAATACATTATCACGAGTATATATCACTGAATCTATTGAAAAGTACCCTGCCAATATCCCGGCAACAACAGATATCTGTTGTGGTGTTAATTTCGGTGTGGCTCCATTGACACTTTGCCCATTGTTAGCTATTTGAACTCTTTTTTTGCGTTGCGTTTTTTTTGAAGATAGACCCACACTCAACCCACCCTTCACCAGAACTTCTCCTTACTACAACATATAGCGAGGAATATGAATTGGTGTGATGGATGAGCACATTTTTCGTGAATTAATAAGATGTTCTTCTATTCATACAAGGCATCGCGAAGTTTACTAGACATTCTTGATTCTTTCGAGTTTGATTTCAAAACTGCCTTTCGTAAAGAAAGGTTCTGTTGTACACATTTCTCTAAATCTTCTATAAGATGATTCAAAAGAATTTGCATTTCCGAGTTAAGCGCACCATCATTTTCTAAATTGGCTATCTGTTCTTTATATTGTTCTAGCGTTTCATTCAAGATAATCCCTCCGTATGAGTAATACTATTTATGTGATTTGAGTTTTGCTAAAATAGGTTAATGACACAGACATATTGAAAGGAAGTTGTTAGATTGGCACAGTTATTTTTTAAATATGGAGCAATGAATAGTGGTAAATCGATTGAAATCTTAAAAGTAGCACATAATTATGAAGAACAAAATAAACATGTATTGATCTTTACATCGGGTATTGACGACAGAGACGAAGTTGGTTACGTATCATCACGTATTGGACTACGTAAACAGGCGATCCCTATCTATGAGGATACTAATCTTTTTCAGATCGTACAAGAGCATCAGCCGAAACCTTCTTGTGTTCTTATCGATGAATGTCAATTTATGAACAAGGAAGGCATTCTTCAACTAGTCCAGATTGTGGATGAACTTCAGGTTCCCGTTATGGCCTTCGGTCTTAAGAACGATTTCCAGAACAACCTCTTTGAGGGGAGTAAATATATGTTGATCTACGCAGACAAAATTGAAGAGTTAAAAACCATCTGCTGGTTCTGCGAACGCAAAGCGACTATGACATTACGAGTAGAAAACGGAAAACCCATTTATACTGGACAACAAATCCAGATTGGTGGAAACGAAACCTATTATCCCGTATGTCGTAAATGCCATTCCAATCCACCACTATAAACTATTCATGATCTTTAGAATGCTGGATTGTAAAGCTCAGTTAGGCTTGGCTTGATAATCCATCAATAGAAGGAGTTTAGCTATGCAAGAAGCTATCATTGGGAGTTTCATCTCTGCTATGGCTACCGTATTAGGAGCCGTTCCCTTATTCTTTGTCAAAAACCTTTCTGAGAAATGGAAAGATATCCTCATCGCATTTACTGCGGGAATCATGGTATCTGCCTCCACTTTTGGATTGATGCCTCAGGCTTTAAATGAATCAGGAATTATCGCGTTGACGGTTGGTTTATTATTAGGAATTATTGTTCTCGATCTA
Coding sequences within:
- a CDS encoding DUF2627 domain-containing protein, whose product is MKLLISRFIAILILVIPGLMAMKGFLLMKDSLFEYISAHGDNAVSDPSFQWLHFGGGLLLFAAGMTFLGGWILTRDRKRNYVGPRFKEKRKPKQPQAPTQP
- a CDS encoding thymidine kinase, which gives rise to MAQLFFKYGAMNSGKSIEILKVAHNYEEQNKHVLIFTSGIDDRDEVGYVSSRIGLRKQAIPIYEDTNLFQIVQEHQPKPSCVLIDECQFMNKEGILQLVQIVDELQVPVMAFGLKNDFQNNLFEGSKYMLIYADKIEELKTICWFCERKATMTLRVENGKPIYTGQQIQIGGNETYYPVCRKCHSNPPL